In Microbacterium sp. AB, a single genomic region encodes these proteins:
- a CDS encoding M15 family metallopeptidase, whose translation MTSGRHASRRGAVARHAAGWPRTGRALVVLAGVAGVAAACVLAGAWTVGHDAPSSHAAQRSQETEAPSGDADRPGGIDALPVPRFEAVAAEDPCASDEVASAQEAGDPAAVIAAFGGAEGFRLAASQGAECVRLDDPGWAWVVVNKQRPLDPIDHAPAVVVPERTRSLVGGGLRQDAAAALDALVADAAEAGAGVVALQSGYRSYATQVSTFDGQLGALGEAGAEAISARPGFSEHQLGLAADVVACSTGGCGTIYETAGTAQGDWLVENAWRHGWIVRYEEGRTPVTGYAPEPWHLRYIGVELAEAYHAGGFHTLEEFFGLPDAPDYAG comes from the coding sequence ATGACGAGCGGGCGCCATGCATCGCGCCGGGGCGCCGTCGCGAGGCACGCGGCGGGATGGCCGCGGACGGGTCGGGCGCTCGTCGTGCTCGCGGGCGTCGCCGGCGTGGCGGCCGCGTGCGTGCTGGCCGGAGCGTGGACGGTGGGCCACGATGCGCCCTCGAGTCACGCGGCTCAGCGTTCGCAGGAGACCGAGGCGCCGTCCGGGGACGCCGACCGGCCGGGCGGGATCGATGCGCTCCCCGTGCCGCGGTTCGAGGCCGTCGCCGCGGAGGACCCGTGTGCGTCCGACGAGGTCGCGTCCGCGCAGGAGGCCGGCGACCCCGCTGCCGTCATCGCCGCGTTCGGCGGCGCCGAGGGCTTCCGGCTGGCCGCGTCCCAGGGGGCGGAGTGCGTCCGGCTCGACGACCCGGGCTGGGCGTGGGTCGTGGTCAACAAGCAGCGGCCGCTGGACCCCATCGACCACGCGCCCGCCGTCGTCGTGCCCGAGCGCACGCGCAGCCTCGTCGGCGGCGGGCTCCGGCAGGACGCGGCCGCGGCGCTCGACGCGCTCGTCGCGGACGCCGCCGAGGCGGGCGCGGGCGTCGTCGCGCTGCAGAGCGGATACCGCTCGTACGCCACGCAGGTCAGCACCTTCGACGGCCAGCTCGGCGCGCTGGGCGAGGCCGGCGCGGAGGCGATCTCGGCGCGGCCGGGGTTCAGCGAGCATCAGCTCGGCCTCGCCGCGGACGTGGTCGCCTGCTCGACGGGAGGATGCGGCACGATCTACGAGACCGCCGGAACCGCGCAGGGCGACTGGCTCGTCGAGAACGCCTGGCGCCACGGCTGGATCGTCCGCTACGAGGAGGGCCGTACGCCGGTCACGGGCTACGCCCCCGAGCCCTGGCATCTGCGCTACATCGGCGTCGAGCTCGCCGAGGCATATCACGCGGGCGGCTTCCACACGCTCGAGGAGTTCTTCGGGCTGCCGGACGCCCCCGACTACGCCGGCTGA